The Bernardetia litoralis DSM 6794 genome includes a window with the following:
- a CDS encoding methionine aminotransferase, whose amino-acid sequence MITTKLPKVGTTIFSVMSALAQKHNAINLSQGFPDFPVDKKLTEEVTKAMNSNFNQYAPMAGFMPLREQIAQKTEKIYGISPNPDTEITVLSGASEGIFAAITATVRENDEVIIFEPAYDLYVPAIELQGGIVRYISLSTSSFRPDFEKLKRLISAKTRLIIFNTPHNPTGTTWTNEDLKTLDSLLEGSRILVLSDEVYEHLVFDNQKHQSVLSYPNLRKRSFAVFSFGKTFHATGWKVGYVIAPKELTAELRKIHQYITFSTVTPIQVGLSEFLKNEENYIHLADFYQQKRDYLCKLLAQTNFSFAPTQGTYFQLIDYSKISDQKDTDFAIWLTEKIGVASIPISPFYQNLSNSSAKILRICFAKNNKTLEKAIEKLSRL is encoded by the coding sequence TTGATTACCACTAAACTTCCAAAAGTAGGCACAACTATTTTTTCGGTCATGTCTGCGCTCGCTCAAAAGCATAACGCCATTAATCTTTCACAAGGTTTTCCTGATTTTCCAGTCGATAAAAAACTAACTGAAGAAGTAACAAAGGCAATGAATAGCAATTTTAATCAGTATGCTCCAATGGCTGGTTTTATGCCTTTACGTGAACAAATTGCTCAAAAAACTGAGAAAATATATGGCATTTCTCCAAATCCTGACACTGAAATTACAGTTCTTTCAGGTGCATCAGAGGGAATTTTTGCTGCTATTACTGCGACAGTTAGAGAAAATGATGAAGTAATTATTTTTGAGCCTGCATATGATTTATATGTCCCTGCTATCGAACTTCAAGGAGGAATTGTAAGGTATATTTCTTTGTCTACATCTAGTTTTAGACCTGATTTTGAGAAATTAAAACGCCTTATTTCTGCCAAAACTCGTTTGATTATTTTCAATACACCACACAATCCTACAGGTACAACATGGACAAATGAAGATTTAAAAACCTTAGATTCACTTTTAGAAGGAAGTAGAATTTTAGTTCTCAGCGATGAGGTTTATGAACATCTTGTTTTTGATAATCAGAAACATCAAAGTGTTCTTTCTTATCCAAATTTAAGGAAACGTTCATTTGCTGTTTTTTCATTTGGCAAAACTTTTCATGCAACAGGTTGGAAAGTGGGATATGTAATTGCTCCAAAAGAATTGACTGCCGAACTGCGAAAGATTCATCAATATATTACTTTTAGCACCGTTACACCCATTCAAGTTGGCTTATCTGAATTCTTGAAAAATGAAGAAAATTATATTCATTTAGCAGATTTTTATCAACAAAAAAGAGATTATTTGTGTAAACTTTTAGCTCAAACTAATTTCTCATTCGCACCCACGCAAGGAACGTATTTTCAACTCATAGATTATTCCAAAATATCTGACCAAAAAGATACAGATTTTGCTATTTGGCTGACTGAAAAGATAGGTGTTGCAAGTATTCCAATTTCACCATTTTATCAAAATTTAAGCAATAGTTCAGCTAAGATTTTACGTATTTGTTTTGCAAAAAATAATAAAACTTTGGAAAAAGCTATTGAGAAATTGAGTAGGTTATAA
- the recF gene encoding DNA replication/repair protein RecF (All proteins in this family for which functions are known are DNA-binding proteins that assist the filamentation of RecA onto DNA for the initiation of recombination or recombinational repair.), producing the protein MFIKNLHLTHFRNHEDTKSTFEENINCLVGKNGSGKTNLLDGIYYLCIGRGAFSYTDTQHLQHGKTFFSLKGIFDKEGRTNTVQCIVEKGKAKVIKLNNKPYPKISEHVGNFPCVLLAPNDTDLIRESSELRRNFFDTIISQIHKNYIQLLIKQKLILRQRNQLLKDADQQEKFLKKDVLEIYDEQLLPIFKEIHRFRTEFIQEFMPIFSEIYHSLADEEMKINYRSHLEEEENRKSKKENPTFESIFKGNMLKDLILQRTEKGTHRDDYKFLLGKKTLKHYGSQGQQKSFVIALKLATFAIIYKQTQIKPILLLDDIFDKLDETRIKNLLKLLSKSDFGQVFVTDARPERTRKLLDSFGRPIAFFEVKDGSISSNL; encoded by the coding sequence ATGTTTATTAAAAACCTTCATCTTACTCATTTTCGAAATCACGAAGATACAAAATCTACTTTTGAAGAAAACATAAATTGTCTTGTTGGCAAAAATGGAAGTGGAAAAACGAACCTTTTAGACGGAATTTATTACCTCTGTATTGGTCGTGGTGCGTTTAGCTACACAGATACACAGCATTTGCAACACGGAAAAACTTTTTTTTCTTTAAAAGGAATTTTTGATAAAGAAGGCAGAACTAATACCGTTCAATGTATTGTAGAAAAAGGAAAAGCTAAGGTTATAAAACTAAATAACAAACCTTATCCAAAAATAAGTGAACATGTTGGAAACTTTCCTTGTGTCTTGCTTGCTCCAAATGATACCGATTTGATACGTGAAAGTAGCGAACTTAGGCGTAATTTTTTTGATACGATTATTTCTCAAATTCATAAAAATTATATTCAGCTTCTTATCAAACAGAAATTAATTTTAAGACAAAGAAACCAACTTTTGAAAGATGCAGACCAACAAGAAAAGTTCTTAAAAAAGGATGTTTTAGAAATTTATGATGAACAACTTTTGCCTATTTTTAAAGAAATTCATCGTTTTAGAACTGAATTTATACAAGAGTTTATGCCCATTTTTTCAGAAATTTATCACAGTTTGGCAGATGAAGAAATGAAAATAAATTACCGTTCGCATTTGGAAGAAGAAGAAAATAGAAAATCAAAAAAAGAAAATCCTACTTTTGAAAGTATCTTTAAAGGAAATATGTTGAAAGATTTGATTTTACAACGAACAGAAAAAGGAACACACCGAGACGATTATAAATTTTTATTAGGTAAAAAAACATTGAAACATTACGGTTCGCAAGGACAACAAAAATCATTTGTAATTGCACTCAAACTAGCTACTTTTGCAATTATTTATAAGCAAACTCAAATAAAACCAATTTTATTATTAGATGATATTTTTGATAAATTAGATGAAACAAGAATTAAAAATCTATTAAAACTACTTTCAAAATCTGACTTCGGACAAGTATTTGTAACTGATGCAAGACCAGAGAGAACACGAAAACTACTAGATTCTTTTGGCAGACCGATTGCTTTTTTTGAAGTGAAAGATGGGAGTATTTCTAGCAATTTATAA
- the rodA gene encoding rod shape-determining protein RodA, producing the protein MYGSSSSSRSPFSQLDWMTILLFLGLLTWGWISIYAAIYDAEKTYTVNQFLFKTNAGKQIIWIGLATMLALVLMLLDVRLFASFSPFFYIGTMALLVGVLLFGREVAGSKSWFDFGGIRFQPAELAKVGTALMIAFFLGNKRVSADKWKYIGILMVIIGIPAVLTILQGDTGSAMVFASFFIVFYREGLPSFIMVIGLSAIILLVATLVMLSDLWGLMQRIIVIGGIILLTIQLIDFFRRRAEDRPKWFVFVIEISLNIILLTIPWWIPVQEYQSEEGVALVKSESFKQNLMWLGAIFGIWLFIKGIFALTIDKKYKPIWLVGFIIMATVAIVGGLDFFVKDVLKGYQRKRLEVLVDPTQGKQDFGWQVYNSKSAISSGGLTGKGFLEGTHTKLNYVPDQSTDFIYCTIGEEQGWVGSFGVLILFVLLFFRLIHVAERQKSKFSRVYAYGVVSILFYHFIVNIGMTIGLFPVIGIPLPFFSYGGSSLWGFTLLLFILVKLDMHRKTEVKID; encoded by the coding sequence ATGTACGGTTCATCTTCCTCTTCTCGTTCTCCTTTCTCTCAACTAGATTGGATGACAATTTTATTATTTCTAGGTCTTCTTACTTGGGGCTGGATTAGTATTTATGCAGCCATTTATGATGCCGAAAAAACATATACAGTCAATCAATTTTTGTTTAAGACCAATGCAGGAAAACAAATTATATGGATTGGATTAGCGACTATGTTGGCGTTGGTTTTGATGTTATTAGATGTTCGGCTTTTTGCCTCCTTTTCCCCTTTTTTCTATATTGGAACGATGGCTTTGCTGGTCGGAGTTTTGCTTTTTGGACGAGAAGTAGCAGGCTCAAAATCGTGGTTTGATTTTGGAGGAATTCGCTTTCAGCCAGCCGAATTAGCCAAAGTAGGAACAGCTCTAATGATAGCTTTTTTCTTAGGAAACAAACGGGTTAGTGCCGACAAATGGAAATATATTGGTATTTTGATGGTCATTATTGGCATTCCTGCTGTTCTTACAATTTTGCAAGGTGACACAGGTTCTGCGATGGTTTTTGCCAGTTTTTTTATTGTATTTTATCGTGAAGGATTACCTTCTTTTATTATGGTGATTGGTCTTTCGGCTATTATTCTTTTGGTGGCTACATTGGTTATGCTTTCTGATTTATGGGGATTGATGCAACGAATTATTGTCATTGGAGGGATAATTTTACTTACTATTCAATTGATAGATTTTTTCAGAAGGCGAGCAGAAGACCGTCCAAAATGGTTTGTTTTTGTGATAGAAATTAGTCTAAATATAATTTTACTTACTATTCCTTGGTGGATTCCTGTACAAGAATATCAATCAGAAGAAGGTGTTGCTTTGGTTAAATCTGAATCTTTCAAGCAAAATTTGATGTGGTTGGGTGCTATTTTTGGAATTTGGTTATTTATCAAAGGAATTTTTGCTCTCACAATAGACAAAAAATACAAACCTATTTGGCTTGTTGGTTTTATCATAATGGCTACTGTCGCCATTGTGGGAGGATTAGATTTTTTTGTAAAAGATGTTTTGAAAGGTTATCAAAGAAAAAGATTGGAAGTTTTGGTAGATCCAACACAAGGAAAACAAGACTTTGGTTGGCAAGTTTATAACTCAAAAAGTGCAATTAGCTCAGGAGGACTTACAGGAAAAGGATTTTTAGAAGGAACACATACAAAACTTAATTACGTTCCAGACCAAAGTACCGATTTTATTTATTGTACCATTGGAGAAGAACAAGGCTGGGTAGGAAGTTTTGGAGTTTTGATTTTGTTTGTATTGCTATTTTTTAGGCTTATTCATGTTGCAGAACGCCAAAAATCAAAATTTTCTAGAGTGTATGCCTATGGTGTAGTTTCAATTTTATTTTATCATTTTATTGTAAATATCGGAATGACAATTGGACTTTTTCCTGTTATTGGTATTCCGTTGCCATTTTTTAGTTATGGTGGTTCGTCGCTTTGGGGCTTTACTTTATTGCTTTTTATTTTGGTAAAATTAGATATGCACCGAAAAACAGAAGTGAAAATAGATTAA
- a CDS encoding DUF1415 domain-containing protein produces MNEIKDNTKKWFEEWILKLNLCPFAHSVYAKKQIRFEIEESENFEKCVQKAVSEITFLEENNDDKIQNYVDTTLLIFPNIFLDCDKNSNSEENILFNDFLDFVAVLDLFLEQNNLEDKFQVVAFHPNYIFEGEDINSKSHFTNRSPYPILHILREESVEKAIENYNQVESIPQKNIEKLEKMKDADFEWLKSFSVKE; encoded by the coding sequence ATGAACGAAATAAAAGACAATACCAAAAAATGGTTTGAAGAATGGATTTTGAAATTAAATTTATGTCCGTTTGCTCATTCTGTTTATGCAAAAAAACAAATTCGTTTTGAGATAGAAGAAAGTGAAAATTTTGAAAAATGTGTTCAAAAAGCTGTTTCTGAAATTACATTTTTAGAAGAAAATAATGATGATAAAATTCAAAACTACGTAGATACAACACTTTTGATTTTTCCAAATATTTTTTTGGATTGTGATAAAAACTCAAATAGCGAAGAAAATATACTGTTCAACGACTTTTTAGACTTTGTAGCTGTATTGGATTTATTTTTGGAACAAAACAATTTAGAAGACAAATTTCAAGTTGTAGCTTTTCATCCTAATTATATTTTTGAAGGAGAAGACATCAACTCAAAAAGTCATTTTACCAATCGCAGTCCTTATCCAATTTTGCATATTTTGAGAGAAGAAAGTGTAGAAAAAGCAATTGAAAATTATAATCAAGTAGAATCTATTCCTCAAAAAAATATAGAAAAATTAGAAAAAATGAAAGATGCTGATTTTGAATGGCTAAAATCTTTTTCTGTAAAAGAATAA
- a CDS encoding O-methyltransferase: MDFLSPELLPALENYALAHSQEELPVLKELDRQTHLRANKPRMLSGHLQGNFLQLISRLMQPKRILEIGTYTGYSAICLAQGLTENGILHTIDNNAEQESITKEFIKKADLEEKIKLHLGNAADIIPTILTENEEWDLVFIDADKPNYALYYDLVFDKVRKGGIIIADNVLWSGKVLTPPNEIKKNDKSTKAILDFNQKNKKDNRTFSMLLPLRDGLMMAIKE; encoded by the coding sequence ATGGATTTTTTATCACCAGAATTATTACCAGCCTTAGAAAACTATGCTTTGGCACATTCTCAAGAAGAGCTGCCAGTTTTGAAAGAATTGGATAGACAAACGCATTTGAGAGCTAACAAACCACGTATGCTTTCGGGGCATTTGCAAGGCAATTTTTTACAACTAATTTCAAGATTAATGCAACCAAAACGCATTCTTGAAATTGGAACTTATACAGGATATTCGGCTATTTGTTTGGCGCAAGGACTTACAGAAAATGGTATTTTGCATACAATAGACAACAATGCAGAACAGGAAAGTATCACAAAAGAATTTATCAAAAAAGCTGATTTAGAAGAAAAAATAAAGCTTCATTTGGGGAATGCTGCTGATATTATTCCAACTATTCTGACAGAAAATGAAGAATGGGATTTGGTTTTTATTGATGCTGATAAGCCAAATTATGCTTTATATTATGATTTGGTTTTTGATAAAGTCAGAAAAGGAGGAATTATCATTGCTGATAATGTTCTTTGGAGTGGAAAGGTTTTGACTCCTCCAAATGAAATCAAGAAAAATGATAAATCTACAAAAGCTATATTAGATTTTAATCAAAAAAATAAAAAAGATAATCGTACTTTTAGTATGCTTTTGCCTTTGCGTGATGGTTTGATGATGGCAATAAAGGAGTAA
- a CDS encoding Dps family protein produces the protein MKTAMIELNRIALDKEKTVKTVEHLNEILSNYQVFYQNLRGFHWNLLGHHFFSLHVKFEELYNEAQLNIDEIAERILTLGHTPLHTYKDYLKVSTVKAHKNISDEKKSVEAIIKNYATIIKKEREALPFASDAGDEGTADMLAGFIKAQEKTVWMLSAWLGSNDK, from the coding sequence ATGAAAACTGCCATGATAGAACTCAATCGCATTGCTTTAGACAAAGAAAAAACTGTAAAAACTGTTGAGCATCTCAACGAAATACTTTCAAACTATCAAGTATTTTATCAAAATCTAAGAGGTTTTCATTGGAATTTGTTAGGTCATCATTTCTTTTCTCTTCACGTAAAATTTGAAGAATTGTATAATGAAGCTCAATTAAATATTGATGAAATTGCTGAACGAATCCTAACTTTAGGACATACACCTTTACATACCTACAAAGATTATTTGAAAGTTTCTACTGTAAAAGCACACAAAAATATAAGTGATGAAAAAAAATCAGTAGAAGCAATTATTAAAAATTATGCTACTATTATCAAAAAAGAACGTGAGGCTCTGCCTTTTGCTAGTGATGCAGGTGATGAAGGAACAGCCGATATGTTAGCAGGGTTTATTAAGGCGCAAGAAAAAACAGTTTGGATGCTTTCTGCTTGGTTAGGAAGTAATGATAAGTAA
- a CDS encoding glycosyltransferase family 2 protein has translation MKISIITVVRNAKELFLQTLESVKNQTYQNIEYVVVDGNSTDGTKEIIEQNQEFISTWISEKDESLYDAMNKGLKLSTGDFVWFLHAGDTIPTSQTLENVINDILEKNKSENQSDNNSFQNIDFIYGKVKIESIENDISTFSDYHKIAPTEKELAKKGYKNFLEGMVICHQAMLVRREIAPFYDLDFRLAGDIDWSIRLFKEIEKRKKNKEEVRVRQSEIIIAHFLAGGISTSQKKKSLQERFKIFQKHIGFVGTVWQHFIIFGKRVFK, from the coding sequence ATGAAAATATCTATAATTACCGTTGTCCGAAATGCAAAAGAGCTTTTTCTTCAAACGCTTGAATCGGTCAAAAATCAAACGTATCAGAATATTGAATATGTAGTAGTTGATGGAAATTCTACTGACGGAACAAAAGAAATCATAGAACAAAATCAAGAATTTATCTCAACTTGGATAAGTGAAAAAGATGAAAGTCTTTATGATGCAATGAATAAAGGGTTGAAACTTAGTACAGGAGATTTTGTCTGGTTTCTACACGCAGGAGATACAATTCCGACTTCTCAAACGTTGGAAAATGTCATCAATGATATTTTAGAGAAAAATAAATCTGAAAATCAAAGTGATAATAATTCTTTTCAAAATATAGATTTTATTTATGGAAAAGTAAAGATTGAAAGTATAGAAAATGATATTTCCACTTTTTCAGATTATCATAAAATTGCTCCCACAGAAAAGGAATTAGCAAAAAAAGGCTACAAAAATTTCTTGGAGGGAATGGTAATTTGTCATCAAGCGATGCTAGTTCGTAGAGAAATTGCTCCTTTTTATGACTTAGATTTTAGATTGGCTGGAGATATAGATTGGTCTATTCGTCTTTTTAAAGAAATAGAAAAACGAAAGAAAAATAAAGAAGAAGTCAGAGTAAGACAATCAGAAATCATAATTGCTCATTTTTTGGCAGGAGGGATTTCTACTTCTCAAAAGAAAAAATCATTACAAGAACGTTTCAAAATCTTTCAAAAACACATTGGTTTTGTAGGCACAGTTTGGCAACATTTCATTATTTTTGGAAAGCGAGTTTTTAAATAA
- a CDS encoding metallophosphoesterase family protein, which translates to MKIALFADLHGRILLAFKLIERLERERNIKIDLILQCGDLGVFPNLSKLDKATLRHAKREPSELGFHHHFTKKNKKIEQILEKTEAKMYAVRGNHEDHEFLNKLEKESSEANFPIDIYGKIRMCKTGHLQNFQKDNIELNWVGIGRTGSRKIAQKSQEQYIQSYEIDALNKFEAKRPIDLLISHDSALHFTTKDFGMQQIRDFLSKNKPLYHFFGHTGQPFSLVEDDNGFTQSCKIKELEFENDGSLAKNSFVILDFKENKEVDLEVISDEWINEYTKHSWEYL; encoded by the coding sequence ATGAAAATTGCCTTATTTGCTGACCTTCATGGAAGAATTTTACTTGCTTTCAAACTTATAGAAAGATTAGAAAGAGAACGAAATATTAAAATAGATTTGATTTTGCAATGTGGAGATTTAGGTGTCTTTCCTAATTTATCGAAATTGGATAAAGCAACTTTAAGACATGCCAAAAGAGAACCTTCAGAACTTGGCTTTCATCATCATTTTACAAAAAAGAATAAAAAAATAGAGCAAATTTTGGAAAAAACAGAAGCCAAAATGTATGCTGTAAGAGGAAATCATGAAGACCATGAATTTTTGAACAAACTAGAAAAAGAATCTTCTGAAGCTAATTTTCCAATTGATATTTATGGAAAAATAAGAATGTGCAAAACAGGACATTTACAAAATTTTCAAAAAGATAATATAGAATTAAATTGGGTCGGAATTGGTAGGACAGGAAGCCGAAAAATAGCACAAAAAAGCCAAGAACAATACATTCAGAGTTATGAAATAGATGCACTTAATAAATTTGAAGCTAAAAGACCAATCGATTTATTAATATCTCATGACAGTGCATTGCATTTCACAACAAAAGATTTTGGAATGCAACAAATTAGAGATTTTCTTTCAAAAAACAAACCTCTATATCATTTTTTCGGACATACTGGGCAGCCATTTTCACTTGTTGAGGATGATAATGGATTTACTCAAAGCTGTAAAATAAAAGAATTAGAATTTGAAAATGATGGTTCACTAGCTAAAAATTCATTTGTAATTTTAGACTTTAAAGAAAATAAAGAGGTTGATTTAGAAGTAATTTCAGATGAATGGATTAATGAGTACACAAAGCATAGTTGGGAATATTTATAA
- a CDS encoding DUF3667 domain-containing protein, with protein sequence MPTQLPTKTVCLNCNFEVKTENKYCPNCGQENADKRISLFLLLEDAVATAFNFESRVFKTIPYFLFYPGRLTNEFLAGRRVRYMHPFKIYLLSSILFFFVIIKLFTPALEDSIRKIDKTSEEINIELSLDDSTSEISKKIQQRQIILKDSISEVLAKIKTGNIDSSLINIDSLEFLVQDSAALAETFGLFNETAKEKNNSWRRFFRLIKDRKMTPDVLLDSLNNQDNNAINIQFAEQLLKIGRNDPAIFLANIINNIGTLMFFTLPILAFCFMPFYFRSKKYYIDHLIFTLHLQAFTFVILTIAALFFHWNFIGISLIVLLGLIIYVWFAFKKVYKQGFWKTTIKAYIISILYATILIFMLSINLLYSFFMF encoded by the coding sequence ATGCCCACTCAACTTCCTACCAAAACGGTCTGTCTTAATTGTAATTTTGAAGTCAAAACAGAAAATAAATATTGTCCTAATTGTGGACAAGAAAATGCTGATAAGCGTATTTCTTTATTTCTTTTATTGGAAGATGCTGTTGCTACAGCATTTAATTTTGAGTCAAGAGTTTTCAAGACGATTCCTTATTTTCTATTTTACCCAGGACGATTAACAAATGAGTTTTTGGCAGGAAGGCGAGTGCGTTATATGCATCCTTTCAAAATTTATTTACTTTCTAGTATTTTGTTTTTCTTTGTAATTATTAAATTATTTACACCTGCTCTTGAAGATTCAATTCGTAAAATTGATAAAACCTCAGAGGAAATAAATATTGAACTTTCTTTAGATGATTCTACTTCAGAAATTTCAAAAAAAATACAACAAAGACAAATTATTTTAAAAGATTCAATTTCTGAAGTGCTTGCAAAAATAAAAACAGGAAATATTGATAGTTCATTAATTAATATAGATTCGTTGGAGTTTTTGGTACAAGATAGTGCTGCATTAGCCGAAACATTTGGACTTTTTAATGAAACTGCAAAAGAGAAAAATAATAGTTGGCGAAGATTTTTTCGTTTGATTAAAGACAGAAAAATGACTCCTGATGTATTATTAGATTCTCTTAATAATCAAGATAATAATGCCATAAATATTCAATTTGCCGAACAGTTATTGAAAATAGGTAGGAATGACCCAGCTATTTTCTTAGCAAACATCATTAATAATATTGGAACATTAATGTTTTTTACACTTCCTATATTGGCATTTTGTTTTATGCCTTTTTATTTTAGGAGCAAAAAATATTATATAGATCATCTTATCTTTACACTGCATTTACAGGCTTTTACCTTCGTTATTTTGACGATTGCAGCTTTGTTTTTTCATTGGAATTTTATAGGAATTAGTTTGATAGTGCTTTTGGGATTAATAATTTATGTTTGGTTTGCTTTCAAGAAAGTGTACAAACAAGGTTTTTGGAAGACAACTATTAAGGCTTATATTATTTCAATCTTATATGCAACGATACTTATTTTTATGCTTTCTATCAATTTATTATATTCTTTTTTTATGTTTTAA
- a CDS encoding radical SAM protein, with the protein MRIIKNPILCNYYLTYRCNATCSFCDIWEKPSPFVKVENVEKNLSDLKKLGIKVIDFTGGEPLLHPQLDIFLEIAKKKKFITTVTTNGIRYPKLAKKLKGKIDMLHFSLDAADAETHDKMRGVKCFDKIMESIEIAKSLGERPDILCTVFEGNFDEIEKIYETISLKNNLVLILNPVFEYNTVDTLGNLNQNYLNKLLAFSKKKLVYLNEAFIDLRLEGGNNIEKPICKAASSTLVISPENKLVLPCYHLGKEEFEINDDLYNLYHSDKIKKLISEEGKLPECEGCAINCYMQPSFSVEINRFFWKALPSTLKYNFMKGTWKNLI; encoded by the coding sequence ATGCGAATTATTAAAAACCCCATTTTATGCAATTATTACCTAACCTATCGCTGCAATGCAACGTGTAGTTTTTGTGATATTTGGGAAAAACCGTCGCCTTTTGTAAAGGTAGAAAATGTAGAAAAAAATTTATCTGACCTTAAAAAATTAGGCATAAAAGTAATTGACTTTACAGGTGGAGAACCACTTTTACATCCACAATTAGATATTTTTTTAGAGATTGCTAAGAAAAAGAAATTTATAACGACAGTTACCACAAATGGAATCCGTTATCCAAAACTAGCCAAAAAACTCAAAGGAAAAATAGACATGTTGCATTTTTCTTTAGATGCTGCTGATGCCGAAACACACGACAAAATGAGAGGCGTAAAATGTTTTGATAAAATAATGGAATCAATAGAAATAGCTAAAAGTTTGGGAGAAAGACCAGATATTTTGTGTACTGTTTTTGAAGGGAATTTCGATGAAATAGAAAAAATTTATGAAACTATTAGTTTAAAAAATAATCTCGTTTTGATTCTAAATCCTGTTTTTGAATATAATACTGTCGATACTTTAGGGAATCTAAATCAAAATTATTTAAATAAATTATTAGCTTTTTCTAAGAAAAAATTAGTTTATCTGAATGAGGCTTTTATAGATTTGCGTTTAGAAGGTGGCAATAATATTGAAAAACCAATTTGCAAAGCTGCTAGTTCTACGCTTGTTATTTCTCCAGAAAATAAGTTGGTTTTGCCTTGTTATCATTTGGGAAAAGAAGAGTTTGAAATCAATGATGATTTGTATAATTTGTATCATTCTGATAAAATCAAGAAACTTATTTCAGAGGAAGGAAAATTACCCGAATGTGAAGGTTGCGCTATTAATTGTTATATGCAACCTTCTTTTTCTGTGGAAATAAATCGTTTTTTTTGGAAGGCTTTGCCGAGTACACTCAAGTATAATTTTATGAAAGGAACTTGGAAAAATTTGATTTGA
- a CDS encoding 50S ribosomal protein L25 produces MKSLEIIGYYRKENQMGAKAAHLLRLEGYVPCVLYGTGEDNKHFYVPNILFRDLIYTSKVHTVVLNIEGDIYNAIVQDYQTHPVSDVMMHVDFLSMKEDKAVKIDVPVKLVGRSVGEQKGGRMVLKMRKLKVKALPANLPDTIEVDVEKLDLGKSIKLSEIGERPYEILNNPLVSIATVTIPRTLRTGGGVGEEESEEEEAI; encoded by the coding sequence ATGAAATCTTTAGAAATTATCGGTTATTACCGAAAAGAAAATCAAATGGGTGCAAAAGCTGCTCATTTATTGCGTTTAGAAGGCTATGTTCCTTGTGTATTGTACGGAACAGGAGAAGATAACAAACACTTTTATGTGCCAAATATCTTATTCCGTGATTTGATTTATACATCAAAAGTACACACAGTAGTATTGAATATCGAAGGTGATATTTATAATGCTATTGTTCAAGATTATCAAACACACCCAGTAAGTGATGTTATGATGCATGTTGATTTTCTTTCTATGAAAGAAGACAAAGCTGTAAAAATTGATGTTCCTGTAAAACTTGTTGGTCGTTCTGTAGGCGAGCAAAAAGGTGGACGTATGGTTTTGAAAATGCGTAAACTTAAAGTTAAGGCATTACCAGCTAACCTTCCTGATACAATTGAAGTAGATGTTGAAAAGCTAGACTTAGGAAAATCTATCAAACTTTCTGAAATTGGAGAGCGTCCGTACGAAATTTTAAATAATCCTTTGGTTTCTATCGCAACTGTTACTATTCCTCGTACTCTTCGTACAGGTGGTGGTGTAGGTGAAGAAGAAAGCGAAGAAGAAGAAGCAATATAA